TCCAGGGCTATCATGGCTGGGCCCAGCACCTCACGATATCGATTCACGGCCTCGCTGGCAGTCAATTTCAGCGCCTGAGCGATGCTGAGGCCGCGATATCTGGCAGACAGAGCCTGTGTTGAATACCTGGTTCCGCGGCAGCTTTCGCAGACAGTGCTGGTGTCGCCCAAGTAGGCAATATCCAGGGTGACAACCCCCTTGCCCTTGCAGACCGGACAGGCTCCGGCAGCGTTGAACGAGAAGAGCGAAGCGGACTTGCCCGTGGCCTTGGCAAAGGCCTTGCGAAGCGGGTCGAAGACACCCAAGTAAGTCAACAGATTGGAGCGTCCGCTGGCCTTGATCGGCTTCTGGTCCAGGAGTATGGCATCATGCTGAGCCATGAAGCCTTCCCTGATCAGCGTGCTCTTACCTGAGCCGGCCACTCCGGTCACCACAGTAAGCATTTGCCGGGGTATCTTGGCGTGGACTTCTCTGGCGTTGTGGGCAGTGACCTTGTCTATTGTATAGAAGCCATGCGAAGGCACCGATGGTTCATTTACCACGCCTGGATCTGCCAGGGCTCTGCCAGTTGCTGTGCCGCTTCTCAGCAGAGACTGATAGTTCCCTTCAAAGATGATCCGTCCGCCTTCACTGCCTGCCCCTGGCCCCATGTCGACGATACGGTCCGCAATGGCGATGAGCTCGGGGTCATGATCCACGATCACCACCGTATTGCCCTTGTCTCGCAAGCCCTCAAAGATTTTCTTGATACCAGTCAGGTCACGTGGGTGCAGTCCAATGCTTGGTTCGTCGAAGATGTAGAGAACGTCATTCAAGGGGCTGTTCAGGCAGTTGGCGATTTTCAGACGTTGCCCCTCTCCTCCGGAAAGCGTAGAGGTGCCACGCTGTAGGCTCAGGTAGCCCAGACCAACCGTTATCAGGTTGGCTATCTTGCGCATTAGGTCCTGCAGAATGGTCTCAGCTTGATCGTCATGAATCTTCCCGAGCCATTCCTGCAGGTCTGCCACGCTCATGGCTGAGCAGTCAGCTATGTTCAGTCCGTCAATCTTGGCCGAGCGCACCCTGGCGTTGACCCTGGCCCCTTGGCAGTCGGGGCACTGGGTGATTCGCGTAATCTGCTCCAGCTCATGCTGGTACTTGTCGCCGTTTTGGTTGATGAAGGTCTTGGTGATCCGGGGCACCAACCCCTCATACATGGCCGTCTTGTGCCAGTTGGGACTAGTGTGTGCCGGTTTCTGCTTCTTGCCATAGAGCAGAAGGTCAAGGTCGCCGCTCGTCCACTCCCGCAGGGGCAGATCGTTGTCAAAGTAGCCTGAATCCGTATACCTGGTCAGTCTCCAGCCGTCCGGCTGGAAGGTGGGAAAGTCGATGGCTCCCTGGTTCAGCGAAAGATCCATATTGAGCAGGCGATCAAGCACCAGACTGCGCACAGTTCCCAGCCCCTGGCAGGTCGGGCACATTCCCGCAGGATTGTTGAAGGAATACGCCATGGAGTACCCGATGAAGGGCTGGGCCATACGGGAGAACAGCAGGCGCAGGGCAGTGTAGATATCAGTGTAGGTGCCTACGGTTGAGCGAGCACTGCCCGAGAGCTGCTTTTGGGTTATGGCAATGGAGAAGGGCAGGTTGTCGATACGCGCAACTTCCGCAGGTTCATACTTGGGCAGGAGTTGCTGAATGTAGGTGCTATAGCTGCGGTTGATCATGCGCTGTGATTCGGCAGCAAGAGTGGAAAACACGAGAGACGACTTTCCTGAACCCGACAGGCCGGTGACCACGGTGATGGCCCGTTTGGGTATGGACAGCGAGACCTGCTTGAGGTTGTGCGTGGAAGCTCGATCTATAAGAATGCACTCGGTCCTCATTGGGCGACTCGCTCCTTGCGCAGCTTGGTGATGAGCCTGTTGGCAAGAGCAGCAAACTCTTCCTGTTCGTCTTTGGACCAGACCTGTCGGGCATCTTCCTCAAGGGTTTTATGCTGTTGATCGATGATGTCGAGCATGTCCCGGCCATCCTGGGTCAGATTGGTCTCCAGCTCTCGCCGGTCGTGGGCGTCAGGCACCTGCCTGATGTATCCGAGATCGCGCAGAGTGCTGAGGTTCTTGGAGACCTTGGATCGGCTCATGCCGAGCCTTCGGCCGATCTGTGAGGGCATGGACGCTCCGGTGCGCAGAACGGTGAGGATGTCGAACTGTTGCCAGGTTATGTTTCCCGGGTTGACCCTGTTGCGCTCCGCCACGAATTCGCACTGCAGATACATGAGCGCATCGTAGAGGGAGGACGGCTTATTTGATTTCATTATAGAAACTATATCATATTGGAAACTATCTATCTCCCAGATAGGCAGCTACGCTCTGGCTTCGGTATTGTCTGACTGTATCGGACCGATGAAGTCGGGTCTCAGGAGGTTCGATATTCGCTGTGTTTTGTTGAAATAGCGCAGGATATTTCATGGAACGCTTAATCGGACCTTTCTGTGCAAAGGACGCTCTTCCATGCCTCCATTGCTGCTCGAAAGAGCTTCTTGCATGAGAGTAGGCGTGTGTTTGCCGGGTGGATCCCTTGAGGCGGGTTAGCGGTTCTTTGTATCGGTCGCTCTAAGGCAAAGAGGGGCTATGGGACTCAAGGCTCGTGATTTGTTGACAGGGGGTGGTGGGACGGAGTGTCAACTTATCGCCCTATCAGTTTTGCTTAGTCGGTCGGTTATGCAGAACGACGATACTGACACCTCAATGCCAGGTAAGCCAGCATGTCCACCGGTCGGAGAGGCTGAGCTATGGCTCTTCTTTGGCTCGAGCATCCCCTCGTCTCCTGTATTACGAACGTTGTTGGATAGGTTTTGTAGTTCCTTGATTTGACAGCATGTCTTTCTTCGCTAATAATGTAGCATGCTACATTTTAGAGAGGCGGTATCTTTTGGAGCTCTCGGAGAAGCGGCCAGAGGGGCTGGTCAAAATAGCCAACACCCTGCTGGAAAAGCACATGAATGAGTGTGTGCGGAACATCTTTCCCAATCTGACTGGTCCCCAATTCGTCATGGTCTATTACCTGTATGAGCATGAGGGCCGGGAGGTGACGCAGAAGACGGTGGGCGACAGGTTCCGTTTGAGCCATCCCACGGTTCGGGGAGTTGTCAAACGGCTGGTCAAGGCAGGATGGCTGACGGCAAAGCCACAGACTGATGACCGACGTCAGATGGTTCTTGAGCTTACCGGACATGCGCGCAAGGAGCTGAACGCCCACCAGGTAGAGATCCGGCATGTATTAGAGGCCACGGGCAAGCTTGCCTTGAAAGGGTTCGATGAGCGGGAGAGCAGACAGCTGGTCGGCTACCTGGAACGGATCATTAGAAATATGGAATCCTGATCTGTTTTTAGTCGGAGCATGCAGGCTTTGGACCGAGCCGGTGAAGGACGGGGAGGATGCGGTATGAATAAGGATGGCGGCAAGGGGAAAGGCAGCAAAGGCGGGGCTAGGGGAAGTCGTACTGCGATGATGGGCACGCTTTTGGCAGGGGCCTTCCTGGCCTTGATGGCGGAGACTTTCCTTAACAATGCTCTGCCTACCATTATGGCGGAATTCCATGTGTCCCAATCCACCGCACAGTGGCTGAGCACCTCCTATCTGCTGGTGGTGGGGCTGATGATACCTGTATCGGCTTGGGTGTTTTCTAACTTCCGGTCCAAGCACACCTTCATGGCCATGATGGCTATTTTCCTGACGGGCTCCCTGGTCTGTGTCTTCTCCGAAGGGCATTTCCCGCTGCTGTTGGCGGGCAGAATCATTCAGGCCGTGGCCGCTGGATCGTTGATGCCTTTCATTCAGAATGTGGTACTGCTGCTTTTCCCGCCGGATAGGCGCGGTGTGGCCCTGGGCGCGGTGGGCCTAGTGGTGGCCTTGGGTCCCACGGTTGGACCCACGCTCTCGGGGTTTGTTTTGGAGCACTGGTCCTGGAGGGCCTTGTTTGTGCTGCTTGCTGCCTTGAGCGCCGCGATCCTGGTGGCGTCGTTTTTCCTGGTCTATACGGTCAACCGCCAGGTGAGAACCCGGCTGGACGTGCCTTCCGTGGTATATTCCTGCCTAGGTTTCGGGCTCATTCTTTATGCCCTGTCCGCCATTGGGGAGGCGGGCGGTGCCTCAGTGCTTGACCTCGGATTGCTTCTGGCCGGCTTGCTGGTGGTGGCCCTGTTCTGTCGGCGTCAGCTGCTTCTGGAGTCTCCGCTGGTGAATTTGCGTGTCTTCACGAACTTCACCTTCAATCTGACCAGCCTGCTGAGCACCCTGAGTAACGTCGCCATGGTCGGGGTGGAGCTGGTCCTTCCTCTTTACCTGCAGAATATGCGCGGGTCAAGCGCGCTCATCTCTGGTCTGGTCATGTTGCCGGGAGCCATTGTCATGGGCATATTCAACCCTCTCTCCGGGATGATCTACCAAAGAATCGGGGCGAGGAAGATTTCCCTTTTGGGGTATGCGGTGCTGTTGGCCGGAACCTTGCCGATGATATGGTTCGGCACCGCTACCAGTCTTATCGTTATCGCCTCCTGTTATGCTCTGCGCCTGGCAGGAGTGGCACTGGTCATGATGACTACTTTCACCGAGGGCATCAACGCTCTGCCGACGGAACTTACGGCTCATGGCAACGCGGCTGCCTCGACTGTCCGTCAGGTGGGCGGTTCGCTCGGTACGGCCGCCGCTATGATGATCGTAACCATCGGTGCCCAGCGTGGCAGTCTCAGTGGAGCCACGACAGCCCAGGCTCTCGACCAGGGCTTCCAATGGGCCTTCATCTTCCTTGCAGTCATAGCCCTGATCGGCCTATGCGGCTCGCTCTTCCTTAAACCGAATAGAACTGCGACTGAGTAAGAAAGGTGTCTTTTCGCTTTCAAAGCAGGGACCGTTTCTGACATCGATTGGCTCATGATGCCAACGAGCAGGGATACAGGCATCGGTCATAATTTGATACTTAAAAAGGTATGACGCTTATATAGATGTACGAAATGGAAATTGATATGATGCCGATCATTACATTTGCAGATTGTATAACCTTCAGTCTGCTGTGGACGCACTCAGCGCTCAGACCAGAAGCGGCGCCTATCAGCCTGTCCAGGAAACGACCGGTGATTCGCTTAAGTAAGATCACCCGTCGCAAAGATCTATGGGTGCCAACTTGTAGCTGGTGACGGGGCTGAGCGTATCCTCTCTCACATTTGCCGTAAGTCTTCAACGGCATGGCCTTGAACTTTCTTCGTCTCGCTCTGCTCGCAGCGTCTTGTCGCCTCCAGACATCCCTGTCTTGCCAAGTACTTAGGTGATCAGGCGCCTTATCGTAACAAGACCGCCTAGCTCACTATAGTAAACGACCTGCTAAGACCAGACATAGTGGAAAGGAACAGGATAGACAGCGCAAAGGATGGTGATGCCGATATTGCGCATACAAAAAGAGTCTTGGGTCACTGTCCAAGACTCTGCTGGCGGAGGATACGAGATTCGAACTCGTGAGGGCGTGAACCCAACACGCTTTCCAAGCGTGCGCCATAGACCACTAGGCGAATCCTCCAGGTGCTGCAAAAACCATTGGCTTTCGTAGCGGCACAAAAGAAAACTATAGCATAGGCGGCGGATCTTACCGCTCCTGGCGTGTGGGGTCATTGGAGCCCGATTAGCCTGGGCTCCAATGACCCATGTTCACAACAGATACGGCAGCAGCAGGCCGGTAATCCGGCGCCCGAGCCGTTGGTAACCCTCCTGGCTGTAGTGCAGGCCGTCAGGCATGAAGCGTTCATGTCCCTCTATGAAGGGGCTGATGCCGCTCTGTGCAAACAGATCGACGACCGGGATGCAGTAGCTGGCGCATATCTCCTTCATCCTCTGTACATAGTCCTCCTGCAAAAGATTGCAGGCGTTGCGTTGACGGGTGTTGGGGTAGTTCTTGGTCGGGTGGACGAAGTTGTTCTGTGTGGCCGTAATGACGACCAGGTTCTGTGTGGGATACATCTTCAGCAGACCAGTCAGCATGACATTCAAGGCACCGGAGAATGTATGGCTGTCCATGCTGTTTTTCTCACCTAGCGGTACATCATGTTGGAAGTCGTTGACTCCGCCGAAGATCACAACATCGTCCGCCTCGGTATCCATCTGCTCGAACCGTTCGATGAAGGAATCGTCCCTGTCCTCGCAGACAGCGATGCGCGACCCGCAGACACCGTAGTTCCGCACTTCCTTGAAAGGTATGAGCCGATGGAGGGTCTGGGTCCAGGAGATGCTTTGCCCTCCTGAATCCAGACCGTTATCGCCCCAGGTCGTCGAATCTCCGAAGCAGTTGATGATCTTGTCTTTGAAGTAATCCTCAGACAGCATCATGTCTTGTCTTATTCCCTTTCTTCCCTTGCCTGATCGGGTTTACTTCTGGAATTCGGCCTGGATTTCCTCCAGGGTCTTGCCGTTGGTCTCGGGCAGGACGTTCCTGGCGAACCATGCCATGACAAGGCAGAAGAGGGCAAAGATGATGAAGGTCCATGTGGCTCCGATTCCGTTGAGCATGATCGGGAAGCCCTGTCCAACGAAGAAGGAGGCCAAGAACATGGTCAGGGAGCAGAGGGACTGCGCGCGGCCGCGAATGCGGGTCGGGAAT
The window above is part of the Bifidobacterium asteroides DSM 20089 genome. Proteins encoded here:
- a CDS encoding ATP-binding cassette domain-containing protein, which encodes MRTECILIDRASTHNLKQVSLSIPKRAITVVTGLSGSGKSSLVFSTLAAESQRMINRSYSTYIQQLLPKYEPAEVARIDNLPFSIAITQKQLSGSARSTVGTYTDIYTALRLLFSRMAQPFIGYSMAYSFNNPAGMCPTCQGLGTVRSLVLDRLLNMDLSLNQGAIDFPTFQPDGWRLTRYTDSGYFDNDLPLREWTSGDLDLLLYGKKQKPAHTSPNWHKTAMYEGLVPRITKTFINQNGDKYQHELEQITRITQCPDCQGARVNARVRSAKIDGLNIADCSAMSVADLQEWLGKIHDDQAETILQDLMRKIANLITVGLGYLSLQRGTSTLSGGEGQRLKIANCLNSPLNDVLYIFDEPSIGLHPRDLTGIKKIFEGLRDKGNTVVIVDHDPELIAIADRIVDMGPGAGSEGGRIIFEGNYQSLLRSGTATGRALADPGVVNEPSVPSHGFYTIDKVTAHNAREVHAKIPRQMLTVVTGVAGSGKSTLIREGFMAQHDAILLDQKPIKASGRSNLLTYLGVFDPLRKAFAKATGKSASLFSFNAAGACPVCKGKGVVTLDIAYLGDTSTVCESCRGTRYSTQALSARYRGLSIAQALKLTASEAVNRYREVLGPAMIALEDVGLSYLSLGQALDTLSGGELQRLKLAKLLKDGIHETLILDEPTSGLHESNILQQIALLRKLITNKNLTVVAIEHNLRFIGQTDWVIDMGPGAGSAGGKVLFEGTPLALMRRNDTPTAQAMNTYFGFIKDAAVQP
- a CDS encoding MarR family winged helix-turn-helix transcriptional regulator codes for the protein MKSNKPSSLYDALMYLQCEFVAERNRVNPGNITWQQFDILTVLRTGASMPSQIGRRLGMSRSKVSKNLSTLRDLGYIRQVPDAHDRRELETNLTQDGRDMLDIIDQQHKTLEEDARQVWSKDEQEEFAALANRLITKLRKERVAQ
- a CDS encoding MarR family winged helix-turn-helix transcriptional regulator, which gives rise to MELSEKRPEGLVKIANTLLEKHMNECVRNIFPNLTGPQFVMVYYLYEHEGREVTQKTVGDRFRLSHPTVRGVVKRLVKAGWLTAKPQTDDRRQMVLELTGHARKELNAHQVEIRHVLEATGKLALKGFDERESRQLVGYLERIIRNMES
- a CDS encoding MDR family MFS transporter is translated as MNKDGGKGKGSKGGARGSRTAMMGTLLAGAFLALMAETFLNNALPTIMAEFHVSQSTAQWLSTSYLLVVGLMIPVSAWVFSNFRSKHTFMAMMAIFLTGSLVCVFSEGHFPLLLAGRIIQAVAAGSLMPFIQNVVLLLFPPDRRGVALGAVGLVVALGPTVGPTLSGFVLEHWSWRALFVLLAALSAAILVASFFLVYTVNRQVRTRLDVPSVVYSCLGFGLILYALSAIGEAGGASVLDLGLLLAGLLVVALFCRRQLLLESPLVNLRVFTNFTFNLTSLLSTLSNVAMVGVELVLPLYLQNMRGSSALISGLVMLPGAIVMGIFNPLSGMIYQRIGARKISLLGYAVLLAGTLPMIWFGTATSLIVIASCYALRLAGVALVMMTTFTEGINALPTELTAHGNAAASTVRQVGGSLGTAAAMMIVTIGAQRGSLSGATTAQALDQGFQWAFIFLAVIALIGLCGSLFLKPNRTATE
- a CDS encoding SGNH/GDSL hydrolase family protein, which translates into the protein MMLSEDYFKDKIINCFGDSTTWGDNGLDSGGQSISWTQTLHRLIPFKEVRNYGVCGSRIAVCEDRDDSFIERFEQMDTEADDVVIFGGVNDFQHDVPLGEKNSMDSHTFSGALNVMLTGLLKMYPTQNLVVITATQNNFVHPTKNYPNTRQRNACNLLQEDYVQRMKEICASYCIPVVDLFAQSGISPFIEGHERFMPDGLHYSQEGYQRLGRRITGLLLPYLL